Proteins encoded by one window of Antechinus flavipes isolate AdamAnt ecotype Samford, QLD, Australia chromosome 4, AdamAnt_v2, whole genome shotgun sequence:
- the IL20 gene encoding interleukin-20 produces MRDSFISLYLFLTVFSLFVLPSLGLKRLHLGSCVLSMNFQEIRNEFSEIKGFVQAEDKLWDNRILKNSEALQDIKTTERCCFFRHLLKFYLDRVFKNYQTSSPHIRRKVSSIANSFLGIKKELRLCHDHMTCHCGEEAKEKYMQILSHFEELDDQKAVIKALGELDILLRWIESTK; encoded by the exons ATGAGAGACTCTTTTATCTCCTTATATCTTTTTTTGACCGTGTTTTCACTATTTGTGTTGCCCTCTTTGGGACTAAAAAGACTCCATTTAGGAAGCTGTGTACTGTCCATGAACTTTCAGGAAATAAGGAATGAATTTTCGGAGATCAAAGGCTTTGTG CAAGCTGAAGATAAACTTTGGGACAATAGAATCTTGAAGAATTCAGAGGCTTTGCAAGACATAAAG acCACAGAGAGATGTTGTTTTTTCCGCCATTTATTGAAGTTCTACCTAGACAGGGTGTTCAAAAACTACCAGACATCCAGTCCTCACATTCGCCGGAAGGTCAGCAGCATCGCCAACTCCtttcttggaatcaagaaggagCTTCGGCTCTGT CATGACCACATGACATGCCACTGTGGGGAGGAAGCAAAGGAGAAATACATGCAAATTCTGAGTCACTTTGAGGAG CTAGATGATCAGAAGGCTGTGATCAAGGCCCTAGGAGAGCTGGACATCCTCCTGAGATGGATAGAAAGCactaaataa